CGCAGCATGATCGTCCGCGAGGCCACGGATGAAAAGCGGCAGCCGCGTATCGAAATCATTGGCGATGACGGCAGGACGGTCCTCAAGGCCTACCAGATGCCGGTACGCGCCAACCTGAGCGTCCGCCAGGGCGACCGGGTGCTGCCGGGAGACGTGATTGCCAAGATTCCGCGTGAATCCACCCGCGCCAAGGACATCACCGGTGGTCTGCCCCGGATTACCGAGCTGTTTGAAGCCCGGAAGCCCCGCGAAACGGCCGTGATGGCCGAGATTGATGGCGTCGTCAAGTTCGGCAACGTCGTCAAGGGGCAGCGCAAGGTGCAGATTATTGGCGACGACGGCGAGACGCGCGAATACTCGATTCCGAAGGGCGTCAACATGTTCATCCAGGAAGGCGACCGGGTCAAAGCCGGCGAGCCGCTGGTGGACGGCCCGCTCAATCCACACGACATCCTCGCCATCCAGGGGATGGATGCCCTGCAGCGGTATCTCGTCAATGAAATCCAGGAAGTCTATCGCCTCCAGGGGGTCAACATTGCCGACAAGCACATTGAAGTCATCGTGCGTCAGATGCTGCGGTGGGTGCGCGTCAAGGATGTGGGCGACACCGATTTCCTCATTGATGAACAGGTGGATCGCTTCCGCTTCGAGGACGAAAACAACCGCGTGATCGCTGCCGGCGGGCAGCCGGCCACGGCCGAGCCGCTGCTGCTGGGCATCACCAAGGCTTCACTTTCGACCGAAAGCTTCATCTCGGCGGCAAGTTTCCAGGAAACGACGCGCGTTCTGACGGAAGCCGCCATTTCGGGCCGCGTGGATTACCTGCGCGGCCTCAAGGAAAACGTCATCATGGGACGGCTCATCCCGGCCGGGACCGGTATGGAATACTACCGGCGGATTCGTCTCCACGAAGAAAAAACCTTCACCGTGGAAGAAGATACGGATGTCTCGGCCTATCACTTCGACGATGCCATGACGCAAATTGCCGAAACGGACATCCAGGTTCGCAAGGCGGCCAGGGGGAGCGAATAGCACGGGGGACGGGACATTTTCCCCCGGTGACGGACGGCGCGCGTCCGGGTTACGATGCCCGGCGCGCGCTTTTTTGTCTGCTTTGGCCGCGCCATACCTTGTTCCGGCAACCCTCTTGCGGAGGCAACTGCGATCATGCCAACCGGAGATGAACTGCGCCGCCTGGCGCAGCAGCTACGCGAAGGAACTGCGCCGGTGCTTGAAGCGCCTGCGATTGGAAGCTGGCTACAGTCCTGGGCCCGTCAGCAACCGACGGCAACGGCGCTGGTTGCCTACGATGCTGAAGGGCAACGTACGGCGCTGAGCTACGCGGAGTTGTGGGAAGCCGTCCAGGTAGGCGTCGCCGCATTGCGGGCGCACGGTATTGCGCCGGGCGACCGGGTGGCCACGCTGGCCCACAATGACGGTGAAACCGTTGTGGCGTATCTCGCCATCTGGGCGCTTGGCGCATGTGTGGCGCCGGTCAACATGACCGAAGACGCCGGGCGCCGGCGCTTCATTGTCGAACACGCCGAAGCCCGGCTGCTGCTCGCGCTGGATGATTACCTGTCCGAAGCCCACGAACTGGCGCGTCAAATTCCGGCGGTGCGGGCTGTCCTCGAACTTCAGGGCGGACGGTGGCGGGCCGGCTTTGCCAGCGCTGGCAATGTGGAGCCGGATTGCACCCCGGAGCGCGAAGCCCTGATTGTCTATACCTCCGGCACGACCGGCGCGCCAAAGGGGGTGGTGCTCACGCAGGCCAACCTGCTGCTCGATGCCCAGGCGCTGCGCGACTGGAACGGCGTCACCCGGCAGGATGGGCTGATGTGCGTTCTGCCCATCCACCACGTCAACGGCATTGTGGTCACGCTGCTGACGCCGCTGGTTGCCGGTGCGCGGGCGGTCCTCAATCACCGGTTTTCGCCGGCGACCTTCTGGCCGCGCCTTGTGGCGGAGCAGGTACGCATTGTGAGCGTCGTTCCGACACTGCTTGCCTTCTTGCTGGAGCGTCGCCAGCACTTCCTGCCGGAAGCCAGGGCGTTTCTTTCACACGTCATCTGCGGGGCCGGGCCGCTGACCGTCGAACTGGCACGCCAGTTTGAAGACACCTTTGGCATCCGGGTGCTCCACGGGTACGGGCTGAGTGAAACAACCTGCTACTCGACGATGCTGCCGCTGGACCTACCGCCGGACGAACACCGGCACTGGATGCAGACCTTGGGCTTTCCTTCCATCGGGGTGGCCCTGCCGGTCTGCAACGTGGCCATTCACGACGCCACGGGGCAGCCCCTGCCGCCGGGCGTCCGGGGGGAAATCGTCGTGTGCGGGCCGACCGTCATGGTCGGGTATTTCAAGCGCCCGGAAGCGAATGCTGATACCTTTGCCCACGGCTGGTTTCGGACGGGCGACGAGGGCTTCTACGAGCGCGATGCCCAGGGGCGCGCCTTTTTCTTCATCACCGGACGCATCAAGGAACTCATCATCCGGGGTGGAGTGAACCTGTCGCCTTTTGAGATTGACGCCGTGCTTTCCCACATTCCCGGTGTGAAATGCGGGCTGGCCGTCGGCTTTGAAAACCGCTGGTATGGCGAGGAAGTAGGGGCTTATGTCGTTTTGGAGGAAGGCGTCCAGCTTGACGCTGAAACCATCCTGCGGGCGGCGCGGGAGCGGCTGCCCTTCCACAAGTCGCCCAAAGTCGTCGTGTTTGGCACGGACATCCCCGTGACTTCCACGGGCAAATACCAGCGCAACAAACTGAAGGCTTACTTTGAACCGTGGCGTGACGCCCAGTTCACCGCATAGGCCGGCTGATCGTGGGCGGGCGTGGACAGTTCCCGCTGCGGCTGCCGGGACGCCGGCTGGTCGCGGTAGGGGCAGTGACGGCAGCCCGAACCACAGCAGCGCCCACGGGCCAGAAGATACCGCGCCGTAAAGACGTAGCAGCCGTTTTCAAGGTAGTAGTCGTCGCCTTCGATGAGCGCCATCCCGCTTGACCGATGGGCCGGTGAACGCGGCCATTATGGGCAGTCTGTGGGGACGGACGGCGGCGTGCGCCAGAGAATTTCGGTTTGCTGCGCCGAAATGAGCCGGTAGGCAATCCCGCGCCATACAACAACCCGGCAGAACAGCGACACGACCGTATTGGCAGCATACAGCATGGCCGTCGGGATGTGGAGACAGCAAAACAGGATGCGCCGCCGCCAGTCGCCGATGTGCTGCGCGCCGAGCGCCTGCCGGACGGCCAGCAGGGACAGGGCATCATCCAGCCCGCCGAGCAGCCACAGCCCGACCAGTCCCAGGTGGGCTGTC
This window of the Chloracidobacterium sp. N genome carries:
- a CDS encoding class I adenylate-forming enzyme family protein; this encodes MPTGDELRRLAQQLREGTAPVLEAPAIGSWLQSWARQQPTATALVAYDAEGQRTALSYAELWEAVQVGVAALRAHGIAPGDRVATLAHNDGETVVAYLAIWALGACVAPVNMTEDAGRRRFIVEHAEARLLLALDDYLSEAHELARQIPAVRAVLELQGGRWRAGFASAGNVEPDCTPEREALIVYTSGTTGAPKGVVLTQANLLLDAQALRDWNGVTRQDGLMCVLPIHHVNGIVVTLLTPLVAGARAVLNHRFSPATFWPRLVAEQVRIVSVVPTLLAFLLERRQHFLPEARAFLSHVICGAGPLTVELARQFEDTFGIRVLHGYGLSETTCYSTMLPLDLPPDEHRHWMQTLGFPSIGVALPVCNVAIHDATGQPLPPGVRGEIVVCGPTVMVGYFKRPEANADTFAHGWFRTGDEGFYERDAQGRAFFFITGRIKELIIRGGVNLSPFEIDAVLSHIPGVKCGLAVGFENRWYGEEVGAYVVLEEGVQLDAETILRAARERLPFHKSPKVVVFGTDIPVTSTGKYQRNKLKAYFEPWRDAQFTA
- a CDS encoding DUF5522 domain-containing protein, with product MALIEGDDYYLENGCYVFTARYLLARGRCCGSGCRHCPYRDQPASRQPQRELSTPAHDQPAYAVNWASRHGSK